CGACGACGAACACAAAATAGCGGAGTTTTTGTAAAAGGTGATGAGCAATCTGGAAATAGAGAATACTTTGGAGTTTTGAAGGATATTATAGAATTGGAATATGAAGGGGGAAACAAAATAGTACTTTTCAAGTGTGATTGGTGGGATACATATAATGAGGGAAGGGGTTACAAGAAAAAAGCCAATGGAATGATCACTTTTCTAAACTTCAGTCGACACTTGGCGACAAATGAGCCATATGTGTTAGCATCTCAAGTAGAACAAGTGTATTATGTAACAGACAATAGAAATCTTGATTGGCGAATGGTGGTAAAAACATTACCTCGTAACTTTTATGATGTTCCTATTGTTAATGAGGAAGAGTCTAGTGAAGATGAACCTGCTTGGGATAAGAATACAACATTGGATTCCCTACCTGACTATGTTATTAGCAATGATGACACTACCACACTGTTAAATCGTGATGATGTTACCGGTCTTATTATTGAGAAAGATCATCTATTACACAAAGTAAATGATGATAGGCATATTGATGGTTTTATTGATGATAGTCAGGAAGAAGAGGAAtgggaagaaagtgaagaagatgATTTGGAATAATAGTAAGTATGgccaatttaatttgaaaatatactTCATGAATCTTTCTTTGATTAACATTTTTACACGTATCTTATATGTGTTCTGTTGTTTAGATAGAAAATGATTTATGCtttatttacttaaaatttatctatttattatatattgtcTTAGTAATTTGGCATTTTGGCATGTTTTTACTAATCATTATAGGTGTCATGGCCGGCAAGTATAAAGAAGGGAGTAATCGGACTAGACTTGGCAGCACAATGATGCGTAGGGTGCAAGAGGCTTGACCTGAAATTCCATCAACCGAGGAGATAGGGGAGCATCGACCCCGAATAGAGATAAACAGATCAAATCACCAGATGGAGCAAACTAATGGACTTGATGTACCAAATAGCAGTAGTGCAGGTATAGAACTTTTTTGTAGAATAAGTGTACAAGTTTTGAATGCTTTATTACAATAGTTTATGATAATATGACAAGCTCATAACATTTTGATTGTTTTAATACTAGCTTCATGTTTTGAAAGAAAGCGGACACGAGGAAAAACTATAGGTTTGAAGTGggtgaaaaaaaggaaagaagaaaagaccAAACCTGGAGTTGAGATGCCTAAAGATTTACAACGTGCAGTGGGTACAAATGCACAACAGTTTATTACCGAAACAGCTCAAATTGTTAGACAGCATGCTCCTTTAAATGTAGAGAAGTGGAGTAAAATACCCTTACATTCCATCGATAGGATGGTGAAAACTGTTCATGTAATGTATCAACTTTTTCCTTTGTTCCTCTAGCGAGTTCTTTACatatctaattttatatattttgttctcTATTTTTATTGTCCTTTCAGGAGAAATTCACTCTTCCAAATCAAACTTATGTCCTTGGAGTCATTATACACCAACTCCGAAGTCATTTCAATAGTTGGCGTTATGACTTGCACCGATTTCAttacaaaaaatacaaaacagaTGAACAAAGGCGTGCTCACTGCCCTAGTGACATCGATCCAGATCAGTGGAATTGGCTCATAAACTATTGGAGCGATCCGAAATTTAAGGTAGAAGAAATGTTGAATAGTGATTACTAATTGTCatctgataaataaatttattagttgtTGTTTCTTGAATGTAGAAAATGAGTGaggtaaataaagaaaataggtCGAAGCAAACGATGCTCGCTCGTGTTGGTACAAAATCGATTGCAAGAAATCTAACTGAAATGGTAAGTTCTTGTATTTATGAAAATACTTAAATGTTTATCATAGTTGCAGGTctcaattttgtttttaaatttttctcatAACATCATTTGACATCTAGTACACATCTATATGAATGTATAGAGAAAGGACTTAGAAGAAAATGAACAAGAAAACAATGAAATATCGGAACAACCTGAATATATGAGGTTATGGGAGaaagttagaaagaaaaaggacggaacATGGGTTGATACAAATGCTAAGGAGAAATATAAGGAAATGGAAAATCTTCATACAACTCAAATGCAAGAGAAAGGCGAGGATATTCTGACAACTCGTGAAGCCTACACAATTGTACTTGGACACAGATCTAGATATGTTCGGGGTATGGGTCCAGGCCCTGAGCCTTTAGAGAATGGCGGTCTGAGGGGACAACGGCTTCGTGCACAAATACAAGCAGAGATCGAGGTTGAGATGACAGCTCGAATTCAAGAGGAGGTAGAGGCACGCATGGCACAAAAAGAGAGTGAGGTACAAGCTCGAATAGAGCAACGAGAGGCTGAAGCAGAGGCACGTTTAGCTCAAAAGGAGGCACGATTGGAGCAAATGGAAGCCCAGATGCGTGCTGTTATGCAGCATTTATCGAAAATTGGGATGCCTTTATCTTCGCAGCCAACATCCGCTAGTCGTTGTAAGTAATAAATCTATACTGCCCTCTATGAGAAATCAATTATATGATCTACGTATTGAACTCTAAGTCTTATTGTAGTGTTTTAGTATGGAATTTGCAgtttttatattcttcttttcttatGCAGAACCCTTGGCCTTACAATGAATTTGTTTATTGTTATTGTAGCATGGAACCGAAATTTCCTCAAACTTTTTCTCCTACTTTGTTCTGCAGATTTTTATGGTTCTGTTGTACAGGAAATGGCCTTTGGGCGTTTATATGGGTTGATGGTTTGGGTTTTATTCGTTATTGTATGCTTTTATGATTTTACAGTTTCTGTTTCATtcgttatgttttttttaaaataaggcGATGATGATATACAAGAATTTGACACTGTGATGTGATGAAATAGAAAAGTGGTTGTGTATGACAGGCCATTACTTTTTTTACTTGGCGAAAGGAATACTCTATTGATGCATTTATATTATAAGAATGAAAGGTATGTAGAATTTGGATGGCCTACTATGTAGGCAACCATTCGGTGGCTTTTATGTGTGGGTGCACGTAGTCCAGATGTTTGGGCCGTTGCAAATATTTCAAACAGTTTGACGGTTAAATGTTTGTAGTAGACCGATTATGATATTAATTGTTGAACAATCTGAGCCTTATATATGTCTTATAGTTTTCAATATTAATATGTTCTTGCTCATGCATTTCTCATAGTTGTTGTTAACTGTTTTGTTTGgaattctctatttttttgcTACAGATTTTGTTGCCGGTGTTTATACtaacatttttatttctttctcttgaTTCAATGTCTTGAAGTATTTCTTATTTAGCCCCAACGAAAATGCATGTctgtatatatttttccttttgatCTAATGATGAGTGTGACATCAAGTGATTCCTAATGCCATGAAGTTAAAATTTGTACCTGAGCCTTAATTTTATGCACTTCTATACCTTCTATGTATTTAATTTCTTCATATGCAATcatgtgataaaaaatttgacagGTCAAATTACTAGATAACTGTTTGGTCTCTACTAAATCCTACCCAAGATTTTAATTTGGAGTCCATAAGTGACACAACATTAATATTTCAGACTTCCACATATATTAGTAACATGTAGTGCAATGCTCCAATGTGAAGTCCTTTTCCATTCTTTATGTATAGAATTCACAGAAAAGCTCTCTGCGATATATTTCTCATCTTTGAAAAGCTTGCTTTGACTGTTTTGTGTCTGCACAATATATTGATATCAATCTTAATTGTACCAAATAGCAGTGATAATTTTGTGCTTAATTTAGGGTGGTTTTCATTTTGCAATAATTAGGGTGATTTTTATGGCAATACTTTGATGTCTATCGATATgagatgtatatttttttatgctatCATTTTACAATATACCTCTTATGATTTTCTGAATGTTCAGAGTTTTCAATATctttagaaaataatatgaCTCTGTCAAATATTTGATGTGGTTCTTTGTGATAATTCTATTTAGCGTTAAGCTACCTAATTATTAGCTGCTATTTGTTGCTTTGTTATAACATTTTTATTTCCTTGCAATAATACCAGCAAATTAAATATTAGCATCAAAATTGtccgcagcgaagcgcgggtACTCCACTCGTAAATTTTAGAAACCTTGCTTACTTTTAGTTCAATTAAGATTGAAATATTTACGATCAAGTAAGTTCATATTGCATGAAAATGTTAGTTGGTTTTTGAGAAATTGGTGATATACtgtctaattttattttctctttttattgtgCAGGATTAAACAAGGCATATGAGCTTCATGGATTTCATTTCCATTTGTCTAGTGGTTTTGAAAGGGGAACAACTGAAGACTTGCATATTTTGTGGATACTTAAAGCATCTTCATATTATGTTTAAGAAATCTTATAACTAGTTGTAAAAGTGGTATAATTAAACAATTTGTGTATGTTGGAGATGCATGAAGCATTTTGTATGTTTTGGATATTAGTAATGGATTTGTGTATGTTGGAGATGCATGAAACTTTTTGTATGTTTTGGATATTAGTAATGGAACAACTTGTTTATTGATATTTTGGttcttatttgaaaatttttatgctCAGAGTATTACTTAattacttttataattttattagtagcaatttttttttaattttgtctcaAATCAATAGTTGATCCAAAAGATCAATAAATTTTGTGGTGAAATATTGTGTTTGGCTATAAAAGTTTTGAACTGTCAACGTAATTCTTTTGGGATTTAATTAGTGGCCAACTTTTTGGTCACAGTTGACACATGTCTTCTATGGCAAAGTAGTTTGCCACAAATGCATGGCTTCTTTTGTGGCGAATATTTTCCCAGCAAATGCTTTCCACATATAGTGGCCAACTTTTTGGTCACAGTTGACACATGTCTTCTATGGCAAAGTAGTTTGCCACAAATGCATGGCTTCTTTTGTGGCGAATATTTTCCCAGCAAATGCTTTCCACATATAGTGGCCAACTTTTTGGTCACAGTTGACACATGTCTTCTATGGCAAAGTAGTTTGCCACAAATGCATGGCTTCTTTTGTGGCGAATATTTTCCCAGCAAATGCTTTCCACATATACTGGCCAACTTTTTGATCACAGTTGACACATGTCTTCTATGGCAAAGTAGTTTGCCACAAATGCATGGCTTCTTTTGTGGCGAATATTTTCCTAGCAAATGCTTTCCACATGTAGTGGCCAACCGTTTTGGTCACAGTTGACACATGTCTTCTATGGCAAAGTAGTTTGCCACAAATGCATGACTTCTTTTGTGGCGAATATTTTCCCAGCAAATACTTTCCACATCAcaattaatatactaattttatgaCGAAATATTTCGCCACAAATAGAATAACTTTTTATGGCGAATATTAATTTTCCCCACAAGTATATTTTACAGCGGGCTTATTGTGGCGGGCTTGTGGCGCAGAATATTCCgccacaaaaaatattttgtgacgaaatttgttctttttctgGCGAAAATTTTCTCCACAAAAAGGCTATTTTCTTGTAGTTTAATACatgtacaggtacagctatcgcttcgtatatagaggaaagtcctttgtatacggcggatttgttggcgtgcccggggaaacgagtaatccagggcgtgacatataATCTCCCGAATAGTTTTTTAGAAAGGATATAGTggctcaaaatataaaatgatacAAAAAGGTATAATAGgttcaaatatgaaaaaaatgatCAAGTATCATAGAGGGATCTGATGATGCTGACGTATAACAGACGCTCAATGACTCAAAATCTTGTGATAAAACGAGAGTTTCTTCAATAAAATgagaatataattaataatcaaaatataattataatatcgATAAAACTATCTTACTACAAAAATGTAGGTCTTTTGCGGCCAATATTATTTGTCGCTATAGAATGAAAATTTGTGACTATTGttatttagcaacaaaataacTTCGTCACTACTGCCGCTTCACTATTTAGCGACGAAGTAAAGTAGTTGGTCGCTATTAGCTGTTACATTTAGCGAtagtttttagagaaaaaacaactattatatatcttttaCTTTCTTACATAACCACACAACCTAGAAATACTTaaatgtcacgtcccgctatcgccaatttggtctaTCCGGgtccgtacacagacgccgaacagacagaacttcccctgtccacccaaggctcaagaACAACGAGTACCTGTATAAAGAAATGAACAAAGCCCAGGATAACAATTCATTACTCagggcttgcacgagggcaagcagcaaccacaagtgatagtaagctagCTATACATGAAATTCACTGTAACTTGAAAACTTTAAACTGAACTATACATAACTgaataactgaaacatttagttatttacatgctcttttatacattcatttacaagTCTCTGAACATCAAAAATGTATCACATGAACCCAAAATGGTATACCACTAGAACTCGAGTGTCCACTAGCTAGGCTGTTGGGCTTTTGCCGCAATCCTCGGCCACACTGCTCGcgctggaacctgtatggttggtggatgagaactactaaaagttttcagtgggttcggccgccgacctcgccgactcacccactaggtctattcaggcatatgtggcaagaaaagtaaacagatagtaaccaactataacatgtaactactacaatgcctgtgcAAAGCTGAAAGAAGCAATATATGATAActgataaatatgcatgcatgcttttaatAAACATTACCCAATTATCTCAGTTAACTGTTTGGTTAACtataactcacaaccaaatccctactatcggggagaattccgctacaacccgacgggaccgtctactggggagaattccgctacaacccagttgatgacaactccggagctcatcgcccaaGGAGGAGTGACCTTCCTCGAGCATTAGACtaaggtgagtatgatccaatcctcatcttTGAGGATTTACCAAATGACAATGCCATACTTTACTCTAACTAGCTTTTTATGCTAGTTTAGTATTTCCAATCTCAATGCTAGTCAATTCTTCGAGTCataatgtcaccaagtttactaaGGTCATAGTCCTTTACTAGTTCATACATTCACAGGGTTCTAGGTTCACATAGTTTTGTCCATAGATTCTTAACATTAACATGAACTCAAATATTCAATTACTAACTGTATAGTGACCATTTCCATATAATGTATGAATACAAGTCATTCATATAAACATGCTCAATGAAATATCATAGACATAAAGGGGgattcaaagatttcggatagcaccacccacctgtagggatGCTAACAGTTAGAATCAGCGTCTCGAACTATGCCAATAACGAGCTCTCGCGACTCCGTGCAAATAGAGCTTAAACGGCTTCTACCGTAATTCATGCGTCCCCGACCTGTCGGAATGTCAATTTAGACTTCCGagcaagtttaactttcatttataaaagaataaaagaagtTAAACTGAAGTCACAATCTTATTTCTACAAATCGGCATTAGACCTCAACTTGGATACATAATGCACACATAGCTTTTTATTTAGGCCTCATATGCATTTTGGAGTCTTAGAAATCTAAATAACTCATAATTAATCCCTCCTTTTAAGCAGGGATTAACATCACTATCATTCATAAATTAAAGCTAATCAAATTCAACTTTGCTCTAATCATGTTTAATCTGAAATTCACCAGGCCTATTACTCAGTAGCTAGTTCCAACTCCAATAGTTAATAGAGTTCAATGCTGAAATTCAGTTTCTTGAATTTCTGCATATGCTTCTCAACTCGGGAGTATCTTATAGTACTCATCCTTACCCAATTCAGGTATGGGTACTAGGTACTATGCATATTTGGATTAGAAGTTTCTCTAAGTTGCTCGCAGCTTACTAGAGCTCCTTTTCAACTGAATTTTTCAATTCGGCAGCTCTAATAAGCCTTTAATTCAGCTCAACATTAAATTCTGCATTGATGCTGAAATTTCTGCATACACACACCTTAATTAAACCATTTAGAGGCTTCTTTTATGCATATTCTATGATCCCAACTGAAAAGTAAGCTATCTACCTCAGTTTCCAAATTTCCTTCTGCTGGTTTCCAATTCAGCAACTTTGCTGATTTCAAATTCAGCAACTTTGCTGATTTCCAATTCAGCAACTTCAATCAACCTGAAATCCAGGTTTGCCAATTTCAGCAGCAAGAAATCCTTCTACAAGTCATTTCTAAAGCAATTAATTGGACTATAATTACTTATAGAACGATACTGAAACAAGCTTACCTTAATTAGGTACTAAACCAGGTTGTTCTCATCTCGGATCAGCAAGGCTTCAACTCCACCAACTTCACTAAGCCTTCTATTCCTGGCAGCCAATACTAATCACTTAACTCTTTTCTGAATTCATCAACTCAACTTAATCCAATATAACATCACTTACTTTCACTCAGGTGCCTCTCCAACTTGTTCCCTATTCGGACCAGCCCCTTCTCAATCCGCAAGCATCAAGGCTGCCAACACCAAGAAATTTCAGCACTCCCACTTTCCCACATGGCTTCTTGactgagagagaaagagagagggaaaagagaTAAGAATAACAGATGGAGGAGGTGTCCCAATACATGTACATCCTCAGATTAATTGGGGTTAAGTGATAAGGCTGAAAATTTGCACTTTAACCCTCCAATTccacaaaagtgcattgcagcCCTGCTGAGTACCTCAGCCTGTACCGATACCAGCTGAGGTACCCAATGCAAATTCTGCATTAGCAGAATTCTGGCAGCAGCAGCCTCCAAGCCTCTAGTTTGTAACTTATCTTTATAGCAATTAGTTGGATTCTAATCAAACATGAGCTCAATCTACCTTAATTAGATGCTCTAACTGCAAGAAATTAAACGCTCTGGTGCCATCCCTTCAGCTCGGATCAACAGGGAGTCCCAACAACTAGCAGTCTCATACTTCCTCTCTTTACTTCAGCTTCTACAGAAATTTTTTCTCGAGTTCCAGCTCTTTCTCAGCTGGTCCCTAAGCTCAAACAAGCCTCACAACATCAGCCCTCAAGCTGCCACTTCTCTTTACCATCAACTCACCTAGGCTTTTCCTCAGCTCTAACAGCTCGGCAGCACCACCAATCCCCTCGGCtacagagagaaagaaggaattagatagagagagatgagaaaATAGTAATCCTTATCCTCTAACAGGTGCTGGCTACCTGGGTAAAGCGATAAGATCAGCAATTTGCTGTTTAATCCCTTAAATCAGCAATAATGCATCACAACCCTGCAGTTACAATCTAGTCCCTGCAGTCTCGCAATTTAGTCCTTGCACCAACTAGAACCTGGCAGCAGCAACTTTGAAGCTTATTTCACGCGTCCGGCTTGCTTCGAACACTTATAATCACTTCCAAATTATGCCGAATAACCTCTACAAACTActaaattaatttggaagcGATTAATTCTCATTTTTGCATTATTGTGATCAATTCAGTCACAATTAGCTCGtaactaaaattcaatatattacaatctcccctccttaaatagtttcgttctcgaaacttaaattcataccttaGTCCTCCTGGTCAAATAGATGGGGATAGGAGTCGCGCATGGTTTCTTCCAATTCCCAAGTGGCCTCTCGTCCTGAGTGATTACTCCATTGTACTTTCACGTAGGGAATAGTGCGATTCCGTAGTTCTCGCACTTCACGATCAAGGATGCATACTGGATACTCTTCATAAGTCATATTCTCCGGCAAATCTACTGGTTCGAACTCGAGAACATGTCCAGGATGATGCACATATTTGCGAAGATTCgaaacatgaaatacattgtgtatTCCCTCGAACTTCGGCGGTAAAGCCAATCTATAAGCTACCGCTCCCACTCGCTCCAAAATCTCGTAGGGCCCAATGTATCGAGGACTAAGCTTTCCTCGAACACCAAATCTCTTTATCCCACGCATCGGCGACACCTTCAAGAATACTCGATCGCCAACCGCAAACTCCAAGTTCTTTCGGCGCTTATTTGCATAACTCTGCTGCTGCGactgggctgtcaacaatctCTGGCGGACTAGGCGTACCTTTTTCTCCGCTTCTTGGAGTACATCAAGACCAAATACAATCGTTTCtcctacttcactccaatggatagggGATCGACATTTTCTCCCGTAGAGGGCTTCAAATGGTGCCATTGCGATGCTTtcctgataactattgttatacgCAAACTCGGCCATCGCTAAGAAAGCATGTCAACTACCCCTGAAGTCGAGTACACACGCCCGTAGCATATCCTTCAAAATCTGAATCGTCCTCTCAGACtgtccatcggtctgaggatgaaatgctgtaCTAAAATCGAGTCGTGTGCCAAGAGCATCctgcaaactcctccaaaagtgagatgtaaactgcggatctcgatctgatacaatcgacgtTGGGACTCCGTGTaatctcacaatctcgtcgaggtatacctgagctaacttgtctcctgaCCAAGTAGCatgaatcggcaagaaatgcGCCGATTTCGTCAGTCGAtcaacaatcacccaaatagtgtCATGTCCAGCCTGTGATCGGGGTAATCCAACTATGAAGTCCATCGCAATgttctc
This window of the Ananas comosus cultivar F153 linkage group 19, ASM154086v1, whole genome shotgun sequence genome carries:
- the LOC109724568 gene encoding uncharacterized protein LOC109724568 isoform X1 → MEQTNGLDVPNSSSAASCFERKRTRGKTIGLKWVKKRKEEKTKPGVEMPKDLQRAVGTNAQQFITETAQIVRQHAPLNVEKWSKIPLHSIDRMVKTVHEKFTLPNQTYVLGVIIHQLRSHFNSWRYDLHRFHYKKYKTDEQRRAHCPSDIDPDQWNWLINYWSDPKFKKMSEVNKENRSKQTMLARVGTKSIARNLTEMRKDLEENEQENNEISEQPEYMRLWEKVRKKKDGTWVDTNAKEKYKEMENLHTTQMQEKGEDILTTREAYTIVLGHRSRYVRGMGPGPEPLENGGLRGQRLRAQIQAEIEVEMTARIQEEVEARMAQKESEVQARIEQREAEAEARLAQKEARLEQMEAQMRAVMQHLSKIGMPLSSQPTSASR
- the LOC109724568 gene encoding uncharacterized protein LOC109724568 isoform X2, yielding MDLMYQIAVVQEKFTLPNQTYVLGVIIHQLRSHFNSWRYDLHRFHYKKYKTDEQRRAHCPSDIDPDQWNWLINYWSDPKFKKMSEVNKENRSKQTMLARVGTKSIARNLTEMRKDLEENEQENNEISEQPEYMRLWEKVRKKKDGTWVDTNAKEKYKEMENLHTTQMQEKGEDILTTREAYTIVLGHRSRYVRGMGPGPEPLENGGLRGQRLRAQIQAEIEVEMTARIQEEVEARMAQKESEVQARIEQREAEAEARLAQKEARLEQMEAQMRAVMQHLSKIGMPLSSQPTSASR